The Brassica napus cultivar Da-Ae chromosome C1, Da-Ae, whole genome shotgun sequence DNA segment AGCTTCTTTTTTATTAGTTCTTATAGCTTTTTAAATGGATCTTGGGTCGGTAACTGGCAATGTTAACGGGTCACCGGGTCTAAAAGAGCTTAGAGGATCCAAACAAGACAGATCCGGATTCGACGGTGAGGATTGCTTGCAACAAAGCTCGAAGCTAGCTAGAACAATAGCTGAAGACAAACACTTGCCTTCCTCTTACGCAGCTTATAGCAGACCAATGTCGTTTCATCAAGGCATTCCTCTTACAAGATCTGcttctcttctctcctctgaCTCTCGCCGGCAAGAACACATGCTTAGCTTCTCAGATAAACCAGAAGCTTTCGACTTCAGTAAATACGTCGGTTTGGATAACAACAAGAACTCTCTCTCGCCGTTTCTTCACCAGCTTCCACCTCCTTATTGTAGAAGCTCAggaggtattttttttttaattattattatgtttttctgaaaaacaaaaacatgggTTTGGGTTCAGATTGGATTTGGTGAAATGGGTTTTATGTAAAACTGTTAAaagctttgatttgatttttttttttttaatcacatTTTTGTGTGGAATGCTGGCAGGAGGATATGGTTCTGGTGGAATGATGATGAGCATGCAAGGGAAAGGGCCTTTTACATTGACTCAATGGGCTGAGTTAGAGCAACAGGCCTTGATCTATAAGTATATCACAGCCAATGTCCCTGTTCCTTCTAGTTTGCTCATCTCTATCCAAAAGTCCTTTTACCCTTATAGATCATTTCCTCCCAGTTCCTGTAAGCTCTTTACTCCTTTCAAGATTTGTGGCCAATGCTTGTGTCTTTCATAACACAGTCCTTAGAGTGTTTTCTCTAATGTCATTTTGGTTGAAAACTCTTTTAAACCTTTGGTTAGTGAGtttaacaaatgttttttttaaatctctgGCTGTTGTGCAGTTGGATGGGGAACATTCCATCTAGGTTTCGCAGGAGGTAAAATGGATCCTGAGCCAGGGAGATGCCGTAGAACAGACGGTAAGAAATGGCGGTGCTCAAAAGACGCTGTTCCTGAACAGAAGTACTGCGAAAGACACATCAACAGAGGCCGTCACCGTTCAAGAAAGCCTGTGGAAGTCCAACCTGGCCAAACCGCTGCGTCCAAAGCGGTTGCATCGCGTAACACTGCATCACAAATACCTAGCaacaggtatatatatatacataacgtATCTTTTCAATACTTTGGCATGTTGTTAATAGCTTGCTTACATATTATTATTGCAAAAAACAGAGTCCAGAATGTGATATATCCATCCAACGTTAACTTGCAACCCAAGGAACAGAGAAACAACGACAACAGCCCTTTTGGGTTTGGTCACGTGACCTCTTCCTCATTGCTCACATCTTCGTACCTAGACTTTAGCAGCAACCAAGAGAAGCCTTCGGGGAATCATCACAACCAGAGCTCTTGGCCTGAAGAGCTGAAATCGGATTGGACGCAGCTTTCAATGTCAATTCCAGTTGCATCATCATCTCCTTCCTCCACCGCTCAAGACAAAACCGCACTCTCGCCTCTCAGGCTAGACTTACCGATCCAAAGCCAGCAGGAGACACTGGAGTCTGCGAGAAAGGTGAATACGTGGATACCAATCTCATGGGGGAACTCCTTAGGAGGTCCTTTAGGGGAAGTACTTAACAGCACAACGAGTAGTCCCACGTTGGGATCTTCTCCTACAGGTGTTTTGCAGAAGTCCACGTTTTGCTCGCTTTCTAACAGCAGCTCTGTAACCAGCCCCATTGCGGACAACAACAGAAACAACAATGTTGACTACTTTCATTACACAACCTGAAACTAGTCATGAGCGggctgtctttttttttttttttttttaatttgtttcttggtGCATTGCTCTTCTTTTTGTTCTTCGTTTTGGATTTCTTAATGATAACCTAATATAATATCCGTCTTGATTCTTAAGTTAAAATACCTTTGATTCCTTAGGTCTGATccaaactagggttttcttgcTCTGTAATTGTGACAACAAATGAAACCAACAAGACCATTCGAAGGCAAAGGCAAAGGCCCAAAGCCTAGAAGAAGAATAGTTTGGGCCGAGTGCAAGATCAAGCAGTTTTTGGGCCGATATGAGTAGTGAACTAGTGATGGTTGGCAGATTGATTGTTATCTATTTAGTGgtgataaaatttaattagcATTGGGAATTTGAGATGGCTTGTTTTAACCCATGTTCGGGAGGGCTAGTCAGACGGTCGGGTTGGAAGCGCTAGTCGGACGGTCGGGTTGGAcctagcgcctaaagagaaaatcaGAGATTAATCGAAAATTATGCGGAGcggaatttttagattgtttactatgttataaaacatgttaatttttaattgtgtataacattaatacattttcatgtttaagattgtataaaacacacaaataaaatatataaacttaatatagtgtaattttcatcaaaattatgaatataaatgatatttataaaattttagatcaaataaatagataaaaatattattaaaaataaaataaaaaataaaaaaataatttaaaaaatagaataggcggccgcctaggcggtcatttagacGGTATAGGCGgagaaaatcggatatccgaattttttaaccgatttggcataaatcgaGACCGAAGAGTGACGGCGGCCGCCTAGGCGCGGCCGATTTTCAGAACAggggttttaacttttaaatgttgacaaaaaaaaaaaaccttttaaatttttatgttggCTGGTTCAATACTTTAGCGCTTTAACTtaataataatacaaataatAGTAAATGCTTACTTTAACATAATGAGCCTCATTGGCCATTGGGCCATTGGCGTTGATGTCATGTTAGTGCGCACAAAAGCTTTCCACTAAGTACGAATAATATTATATCATTGCAATAATTTGATAACTCTTTGAGTTATTTACAATACCATGACCACTATATATTCCTATGATagtgcaacaaaaaaaaagttttttcatTCTTCTCTCAGAGAGTTGCAAAATAGAAAGGAAAATTCGAAAACTATCATTTTCTCTTCCTAACCTTTCATATACATAGAgggatatttttttctttgatcttAGTGTTCAAGATTTTCAAatcttttatttacttaatcATATGATCGTAGATGGGTTTTGTTCAGACATGATCATTCTCCTGTTATTGAGTTCccactgttgttgttgttgaagttGTCTGAGAATCAGAATCCGCCTCATCTCCGAGAATCTTAACCGGAGCATCTCTTGTTCCGTCACGAGCCGGTTATTGTCCGTGTTCACTTGTTGAAGGTGGTATATAACTAACCGGAGCCGGTTCCCGAGCTCACGGTTTTCCAGATCGAGCTGATTTACCTGGTTCCTTAAGTTATCAATGTGACTCTGTCTACGCATTCTTGACCGTCTCGCTGATTCCCGGTTTGACTCCattctctttcttttcctcTCGTCGGTCATCTCCGGTTGAATCAGCTTATTCCGGTTATGCTTCTTCTCGCCCGGTTCAAAATTCGCGATGGCTGTCCATTGTTTTGGGTCATCCGGGTCCAGTTTGTCTCCTTGAGTGCACAGTAGGCCCTGTGAACTGACGGTGTCGTCAAAACCGGGTTTGGTGAAACCGGCACAAGATTCGTCAGAACCGGTTTTAATATCATCAAAACCAGAATTAGTTCTAACGAGACCAGAGTCGGATTCACCATAACAAGGGCTGGGAACGGCCGGTTCAATAAAAAAATGGTTCATGGAAAGGAGATCAAAGCAGTCCCCCTCCCAAGGAGTGAATCCGGTTTGGAAACCTGAAAAGTGATTAACCGTCCCCGGTTCCAGGAAGGAAATTGCCGGTACTGTGGACAACATAAttgcttattttttttctaatagaGAGATGAGTGATTAGCGGGGGAAAAGGGAAGAATTGCATTGTTGGAGGCTGATATTTATGGGCAAACAAAGAGGGGTATTTTAGTCATATGTAAATACTGTATATAACCGTATACCAACCGTATTAACAGCTTTTGAGTCATCTTGCACTATGGTGGGGTTAGAAACttgcaattttaatttttggagcCAACTTTTGTAAAAGCATTAAATATTTTGTGGGGCACCATTGCTCGTTTGAGGTCCATATAGCAATCGTttgttttatagaaattttgaattttcaaataaaCCAAATGTATGTAATAGCTTGGTGATGAAGTTAACAATCCACATTTTACACGTTCTAATATCTATACAGACCTAATTGTAAATgacagattttgttatatttcTAGAAAAGGTATACCTTTCAAATTGAAATTGAATACTTCGTCTGATTTTATTTGGGATTGTTTATTGTGGCTCCAGTAGTCGGCAGGAAAAAATGTTGAACATAcactttaatttaaaatattatattcattaaggaAAACATTACCCAAGTAGTCCAATCTATTTATTTGAtcataattcatttttatttctctCTAATGAACATTTTTTCACTGCAGCCATGGGTTTCTAATTACTTCAACAtataaggattttttttttttgtcaaataagGAATTTTTATATACAAGATATTATCACAAtcaactctttttctttcttcaaatCCAGAAACCcccctatatttttttttgtgaacgtAAACTTGTTATGATACTGACAGCCACGATAGAGTTGGTTCTTGGATGTTCACTGTTTAGTCatctttcttaaaaaaaaagaaaaagaaatcttcTTGATTTCTTTTTACACGGGATGGACACTGAAGAGGGACTAGAATCATCATTTCAAtctacaaaagaaagaaaaaaagtagaCAAAGAGTggagtaaaaataattaaaccgAAAAGAAATAGAGAATCTAAGGAACACTTTCACATAAACTGAACCCAACTGGTGCTTTGCATGAGATATGAGACCAATACTTTTATGTAAAGAACCCTATAAGGCTATAACCTACGACCAAAAGTATATACTTGCTTGCTATAAGGTAACATTGAATGATAAACCATCAATATGCCGATTCAAAGTATATAGaaattttgagatttttaaGTTTAGTTGGTAATTCAGAAGAAATATTGAGAACAGTGAAATGTGAGAAGTTAATAATCTACCAATGTATATAGAAAATTTAGAGCTAGATTATTATTAGGTTTAGTTGATTCAATAGAAATATTGAGAACCCAAAAAAACCAAGAGTTTGTTATTACGGGTAGTTTCTACAAAGGATCGGACTAATGACGTATACAAGAGAAAGATTTTGGCTTTCGTGCTTTGGCGGGTCTCCGATT contains these protein-coding regions:
- the LOC106426822 gene encoding light-inducible protein CPRF3-like, whose product is MLSTVPAISFLEPGTVNHFSGFQTGFTPWEGDCFDLLSMNHFFIEPAVPSPCYGESDSGLVRTNSGFDDIKTGSDESCAGFTKPGFDDTVSSQGLLCTQGDKLDPDDPKQWTAIANFEPGEKKHNRNKLIQPEMTDERKRKRMESNRESARRSRMRRQSHIDNLRNQVNQLDLENRELGNRLRLVIYHLQQVNTDNNRLVTEQEMLRLRFSEMRRILILRQLQQQQQWELNNRRMIMSEQNPSTII
- the LOC106426792 gene encoding growth-regulating factor 2-like (The RefSeq protein has 1 substitution compared to this genomic sequence), with amino-acid sequence MDLGSVTGNVNGSPGLKELRGSKQDRSGFDGEDCLQQSSKLARTIAEDKHLPSSYAAYSRPMSFHQGIPLTRSASLLSSDSRRQEHMLSFSDKPEAFDFSKYVGLDNNKNSLSPFLHQLPPPYCRSSGGGYGSGGMMMSMQGKGPFTLTQWAELEQQALIYKYITANVPVPSSLLISIQKSFYPYRSFPPSSFGWGTFHLGFAGGKMDPEPGRCRRTDGKKWRCSKDAVPEQKYCERHINRGRHRSRKPVEVQPGQTAASKAVASRDTASQIPSNRVQNVIYPSNVNLQPKEQRNNDNSPFGFGHVTSSSLLTSSYLDFSSNQEKPSGNHHNQSSWPEELKSDWTQLSMSIPVASSSPSSTAQDKTALSPLRLDLPIQSQQETLESARKVNTWIPISWGNSLGGPLGEVLNSTTSSPTLGSSPTGVLQKSTFCSLSNSSSVTSPIADNNRNNNVDYFHYTT
- the LOC106426792 gene encoding growth-regulating factor 2-like isoform X1; this encodes MDLGSVTGNVNGSPGLKELRGSKQDRSGFDGEDCLQQSSKLARTIAEDKHLPSSYAAYSRPMSFHQGIPLTRSASLLSSDSRRQEHMLSFSDKPEAFDFSKYVGLDNNKNSLSPFLHQLPPPYCRSSGGGYGSGGMMMSMQGKGPFTLTQWAELEQQALIYKYITANVPVPSSLLISIQKSFYPYRSFPPSSFGWGTFHLGFAGGKMDPEPGRCRRTDGKKWRCSKDAVPEQKYCERHINRGRHRSRKPVEVQPGQTAASKAVASRNTASQIPSNRYIYIHNVSFQYFGMLLIACLHIIIAKNRVQNVIYPSNVNLQPKEQRNNDNSPFGFGHVTSSSLLTSSYLDFSSNQEKPSGNHHNQSSWPEELKSDWTQLSMSIPVASSSPSSTAQDKTALSPLRLDLPIQSQQETLESARKVNTWIPISWGNSLGGPLGEVLNSTTSSPTLGSSPTGVLQKSTFCSLSNSSSVTSPIADNNRNNNVDYFHYTT